One part of the Astatotilapia calliptera chromosome 9, fAstCal1.2, whole genome shotgun sequence genome encodes these proteins:
- the abi1a gene encoding abl interactor 1a isoform X3, which produces MAELQMLLEEEIPAGKRALVESYQNLTRVADYCENNYVQAQDKRKALEETKAYTTQSLASVAYQINALANNVLQLLDIQASQLRRMESSINHISQTVDIHKEKVARREIGILTTNKNTARTHKIIAPANMERPVRYIRKPIDYTLLDDVGHGVKWLKAKQHGNNQSIRGGTLSRTNPPTQKPPSPPMSGRGTLGRNTPYKTLEPVKPPTVPNDYMTSPARLGSQHGQQQSPGRTASLSQRQRTHSGSSGGSGSRENSGSSGIGIPIAVPTPSIPNSGPVPTMPAPPGAPPPPPPPPPLPPPAPPMAGMAPPAPPPPPPIAVAPGPGLGPAPMSQFGTISRQISRHNSSNSSVSMVSATGTYRRAPSVTSQFSLQQQQQQQQQQQQQQQQQPHINGGTPGYGQNSIADTPTPPPPPPPDDMPMFDDSPPPPPPPPVDYEEEDAAVVHYNDPYADGDPQWAPKSYIEKVVAIYDYAKDKDDELTFMEGAIIYVIKKNDDGWFEGVCNGTTGLFPGNYVESIMHYAD; this is translated from the exons GCCCAGGACAAGAGGAAAGCTCTGGAGGAAACCAAAGCCTACACCACCCAGTCCCTGGCTAGCGTGGCCTACCAGATTAATGCCTTAGCCAACaatgtgctgcagctgctggacaTCCAGGCCTCGCAGCTGCGGCGCATGGAGTCTTCCATCAACCACATCTCTCAG ACGGTGGACATCCATAAAGAGAAGGTGGCCAGGCGAGAGATCGGGATCCTGACCACTAACAAGAACACAGCAAGGACTCATAAGATCATAGCGCCGGCCAATATGGAGCGGCCAGTCAGGTACATCAGGAAGCCAATTGACTACACTCTACTGGATGATGTCGGCCACGGCGTTAAG TGGCTAAAAGCCAAG CAACATGGAAACAATCAGTCGATCAGAGGAGGAACACTATCGAGGACCAATCCGCCGACGCAAAAGCCGCCCAGTCCGCCGATGTCTGGGCGTGGCACGCTTGG ACGCAACACGCCCTACAAGACCCTGGAGCCAGTGAAGCCGCCCACGGTTCCCAATGACTACATGACCAGCCCCGCCCGACTAGGCAGCCAGCACGGACAGCAGCAGAGCCCCGGGCGCACGGCGTCGCTCAGCCAGAGGCAACGCACGCACAG TGGAAGCAGCGGGGGCAGCGGCAGCAGGGAGAACAGCGGCAGCAGCGGAATTGGCATTCCCATCGCCGTGCCTACACCCTCCATCCCCAACTCTGGACCAG TCCCAACCATGCCTGCTCCCCCGGGAGCCCCTCcgcctcccccaccccctcctcctctacCTCCACCTGCTCCTCCCATGGCCGGGATGGCCCCTCCAGCGCCACCACCGCCACCTCCCATAG CTGTGGCCCCTGGACCTGGTCTGGGACCCGCTCCAATGTCCCAGTTTGGAACCATCTCGCGGCAGATTTCGCGGCACAACTCTTCCAACTCCTCTGTCTCTATGGTTTCGGCCACGGGCACCTACCGGCGGGCGCCGTCGGTCACTTCGCAGTTCtccttgcagcagcagcagcagcaacaacagcagcaacaacaacagcagcaacagcagcctcATATTAATGGAGGCACTCCTGGCTATGGTCAGAACTCAA TTGCAGATACTCctactcctcctccacctcctcctccagatGACATGCCCATGTTTGACGACTCGCCACCGCCTCCGCCGCCTCCTCCGGTGGATTACGAGGAGGAAGACGCCGCAGTCGTGCACTACAACGACCCCTACGCCGACGGAGACCCCCAGTGGGCTCCCAAGAGCTACATCGAGAAAG TGGTGGCCATCTACGACTACGCCAAGGACAAGGACGACGAGCTGACTTTCATGGAGGGCGCCATCATTTACGTCATCAAAAAGAACGACGACGGCTGGTTCGAAGGCGTGTGCAACGGCACCACCGGCCTCTTCCCCGGCAACTACGTGGAGTCCATCATGCACTACGCCGACTGA
- the abi1a gene encoding abl interactor 1a isoform X6, giving the protein MAELQMLLEEEIPAGKRALVESYQNLTRVADYCENNYVQAQDKRKALEETKAYTTQSLASVAYQINALANNVLQLLDIQASQLRRMESSINHISQTVDIHKEKVARREIGILTTNKNTARTHKIIAPANMERPVRYIRKPIDYTLLDDVGHGVKWLKAKQHGNNQSIRGGTLSRTNPPTQKPPSPPMSGRGTLGRNTPYKTLEPVKPPTVPNDYMTSPARLGSQHGQQQSPGRTASLSQRQRTHSGSSGGSGSRENSGSSGIGIPIAVPTPSIPNSGPAVAPGPGLGPAPMSQFGTISRQISRHNSSNSSVSMVSATGTYRRAPSVTSQFSLQQQQQQQQQQQQQQQQQPHINGGTPGYGQNSIADTPTPPPPPPPDDMPMFDDSPPPPPPPPVDYEEEDAAVVHYNDPYADGDPQWAPKSYIEKVVAIYDYAKDKDDELTFMEGAIIYVIKKNDDGWFEGVCNGTTGLFPGNYVESIMHYAD; this is encoded by the exons GCCCAGGACAAGAGGAAAGCTCTGGAGGAAACCAAAGCCTACACCACCCAGTCCCTGGCTAGCGTGGCCTACCAGATTAATGCCTTAGCCAACaatgtgctgcagctgctggacaTCCAGGCCTCGCAGCTGCGGCGCATGGAGTCTTCCATCAACCACATCTCTCAG ACGGTGGACATCCATAAAGAGAAGGTGGCCAGGCGAGAGATCGGGATCCTGACCACTAACAAGAACACAGCAAGGACTCATAAGATCATAGCGCCGGCCAATATGGAGCGGCCAGTCAGGTACATCAGGAAGCCAATTGACTACACTCTACTGGATGATGTCGGCCACGGCGTTAAG TGGCTAAAAGCCAAG CAACATGGAAACAATCAGTCGATCAGAGGAGGAACACTATCGAGGACCAATCCGCCGACGCAAAAGCCGCCCAGTCCGCCGATGTCTGGGCGTGGCACGCTTGG ACGCAACACGCCCTACAAGACCCTGGAGCCAGTGAAGCCGCCCACGGTTCCCAATGACTACATGACCAGCCCCGCCCGACTAGGCAGCCAGCACGGACAGCAGCAGAGCCCCGGGCGCACGGCGTCGCTCAGCCAGAGGCAACGCACGCACAG TGGAAGCAGCGGGGGCAGCGGCAGCAGGGAGAACAGCGGCAGCAGCGGAATTGGCATTCCCATCGCCGTGCCTACACCCTCCATCCCCAACTCTGGACCAG CTGTGGCCCCTGGACCTGGTCTGGGACCCGCTCCAATGTCCCAGTTTGGAACCATCTCGCGGCAGATTTCGCGGCACAACTCTTCCAACTCCTCTGTCTCTATGGTTTCGGCCACGGGCACCTACCGGCGGGCGCCGTCGGTCACTTCGCAGTTCtccttgcagcagcagcagcagcaacaacagcagcaacaacaacagcagcaacagcagcctcATATTAATGGAGGCACTCCTGGCTATGGTCAGAACTCAA TTGCAGATACTCctactcctcctccacctcctcctccagatGACATGCCCATGTTTGACGACTCGCCACCGCCTCCGCCGCCTCCTCCGGTGGATTACGAGGAGGAAGACGCCGCAGTCGTGCACTACAACGACCCCTACGCCGACGGAGACCCCCAGTGGGCTCCCAAGAGCTACATCGAGAAAG TGGTGGCCATCTACGACTACGCCAAGGACAAGGACGACGAGCTGACTTTCATGGAGGGCGCCATCATTTACGTCATCAAAAAGAACGACGACGGCTGGTTCGAAGGCGTGTGCAACGGCACCACCGGCCTCTTCCCCGGCAACTACGTGGAGTCCATCATGCACTACGCCGACTGA
- the abi1a gene encoding abl interactor 1a isoform X5 — translation MAELQMLLEEEIPAGKRALVESYQNLTRVADYCENNYVQAQDKRKALEETKAYTTQSLASVAYQINALANNVLQLLDIQASQLRRMESSINHISQTVDIHKEKVARREIGILTTNKNTARTHKIIAPANMERPVRYIRKPIDYTLLDDVGHGVKQHGNNQSIRGGTLSRTNPPTQKPPSPPMSGRGTLGRNTPYKTLEPVKPPTVPNDYMTSPARLGSQHGQQQSPGRTASLSQRQRTHSGSSGGSGSRENSGSSGIGIPIAVPTPSIPNSGPAVAPGPGLGPAPMSQFGTISRQISRHNSSNSSVSMVSATGTYRRAPSVTSQFSLQQQQQQQQQQQQQQQQQPHINGGTPGYGQNSMSIAPPPPPMPQLTPQIPLTGFVARMQESIADTPTPPPPPPPDDMPMFDDSPPPPPPPPVDYEEEDAAVVHYNDPYADGDPQWAPKSYIEKVVAIYDYAKDKDDELTFMEGAIIYVIKKNDDGWFEGVCNGTTGLFPGNYVESIMHYAD, via the exons GCCCAGGACAAGAGGAAAGCTCTGGAGGAAACCAAAGCCTACACCACCCAGTCCCTGGCTAGCGTGGCCTACCAGATTAATGCCTTAGCCAACaatgtgctgcagctgctggacaTCCAGGCCTCGCAGCTGCGGCGCATGGAGTCTTCCATCAACCACATCTCTCAG ACGGTGGACATCCATAAAGAGAAGGTGGCCAGGCGAGAGATCGGGATCCTGACCACTAACAAGAACACAGCAAGGACTCATAAGATCATAGCGCCGGCCAATATGGAGCGGCCAGTCAGGTACATCAGGAAGCCAATTGACTACACTCTACTGGATGATGTCGGCCACGGCGTTAAG CAACATGGAAACAATCAGTCGATCAGAGGAGGAACACTATCGAGGACCAATCCGCCGACGCAAAAGCCGCCCAGTCCGCCGATGTCTGGGCGTGGCACGCTTGG ACGCAACACGCCCTACAAGACCCTGGAGCCAGTGAAGCCGCCCACGGTTCCCAATGACTACATGACCAGCCCCGCCCGACTAGGCAGCCAGCACGGACAGCAGCAGAGCCCCGGGCGCACGGCGTCGCTCAGCCAGAGGCAACGCACGCACAG TGGAAGCAGCGGGGGCAGCGGCAGCAGGGAGAACAGCGGCAGCAGCGGAATTGGCATTCCCATCGCCGTGCCTACACCCTCCATCCCCAACTCTGGACCAG CTGTGGCCCCTGGACCTGGTCTGGGACCCGCTCCAATGTCCCAGTTTGGAACCATCTCGCGGCAGATTTCGCGGCACAACTCTTCCAACTCCTCTGTCTCTATGGTTTCGGCCACGGGCACCTACCGGCGGGCGCCGTCGGTCACTTCGCAGTTCtccttgcagcagcagcagcagcaacaacagcagcaacaacaacagcagcaacagcagcctcATATTAATGGAGGCACTCCTGGCTATGGTCAGAACTCAA TGTCTatcgctcctcctcctccccccatGCCCCAGCTGACTCCACAGATACCTCTGACTGGCTTTGTGGCCAGGATGCAGGAGAGCA TTGCAGATACTCctactcctcctccacctcctcctccagatGACATGCCCATGTTTGACGACTCGCCACCGCCTCCGCCGCCTCCTCCGGTGGATTACGAGGAGGAAGACGCCGCAGTCGTGCACTACAACGACCCCTACGCCGACGGAGACCCCCAGTGGGCTCCCAAGAGCTACATCGAGAAAG TGGTGGCCATCTACGACTACGCCAAGGACAAGGACGACGAGCTGACTTTCATGGAGGGCGCCATCATTTACGTCATCAAAAAGAACGACGACGGCTGGTTCGAAGGCGTGTGCAACGGCACCACCGGCCTCTTCCCCGGCAACTACGTGGAGTCCATCATGCACTACGCCGACTGA
- the abi1a gene encoding abl interactor 1a isoform X8: protein MAELQMLLEEEIPAGKRALVESYQNLTRVADYCENNYVQAQDKRKALEETKAYTTQSLASVAYQINALANNVLQLLDIQASQLRRMESSINHISQTVDIHKEKVARREIGILTTNKNTARTHKIIAPANMERPVRYIRKPIDYTLLDDVGHGVKWLKAKQHGNNQSIRGGTLSRTNPPTQKPPSPPMSGRGTLGRNTPYKTLEPVKPPTVPNDYMTSPARLGSQHGQQQSPGRTASLSQRQRTHSGSSGGSGSRENSGSSGIGIPIAVPTPSIPNSGPVPTMPAPPGAPPPPPPPPPLPPPAPPMAGMAPPAPPPPPPIVADTPTPPPPPPPDDMPMFDDSPPPPPPPPVDYEEEDAAVVHYNDPYADGDPQWAPKSYIEKVVAIYDYAKDKDDELTFMEGAIIYVIKKNDDGWFEGVCNGTTGLFPGNYVESIMHYAD, encoded by the exons GCCCAGGACAAGAGGAAAGCTCTGGAGGAAACCAAAGCCTACACCACCCAGTCCCTGGCTAGCGTGGCCTACCAGATTAATGCCTTAGCCAACaatgtgctgcagctgctggacaTCCAGGCCTCGCAGCTGCGGCGCATGGAGTCTTCCATCAACCACATCTCTCAG ACGGTGGACATCCATAAAGAGAAGGTGGCCAGGCGAGAGATCGGGATCCTGACCACTAACAAGAACACAGCAAGGACTCATAAGATCATAGCGCCGGCCAATATGGAGCGGCCAGTCAGGTACATCAGGAAGCCAATTGACTACACTCTACTGGATGATGTCGGCCACGGCGTTAAG TGGCTAAAAGCCAAG CAACATGGAAACAATCAGTCGATCAGAGGAGGAACACTATCGAGGACCAATCCGCCGACGCAAAAGCCGCCCAGTCCGCCGATGTCTGGGCGTGGCACGCTTGG ACGCAACACGCCCTACAAGACCCTGGAGCCAGTGAAGCCGCCCACGGTTCCCAATGACTACATGACCAGCCCCGCCCGACTAGGCAGCCAGCACGGACAGCAGCAGAGCCCCGGGCGCACGGCGTCGCTCAGCCAGAGGCAACGCACGCACAG TGGAAGCAGCGGGGGCAGCGGCAGCAGGGAGAACAGCGGCAGCAGCGGAATTGGCATTCCCATCGCCGTGCCTACACCCTCCATCCCCAACTCTGGACCAG TCCCAACCATGCCTGCTCCCCCGGGAGCCCCTCcgcctcccccaccccctcctcctctacCTCCACCTGCTCCTCCCATGGCCGGGATGGCCCCTCCAGCGCCACCACCGCCACCTCCCATAG TTGCAGATACTCctactcctcctccacctcctcctccagatGACATGCCCATGTTTGACGACTCGCCACCGCCTCCGCCGCCTCCTCCGGTGGATTACGAGGAGGAAGACGCCGCAGTCGTGCACTACAACGACCCCTACGCCGACGGAGACCCCCAGTGGGCTCCCAAGAGCTACATCGAGAAAG TGGTGGCCATCTACGACTACGCCAAGGACAAGGACGACGAGCTGACTTTCATGGAGGGCGCCATCATTTACGTCATCAAAAAGAACGACGACGGCTGGTTCGAAGGCGTGTGCAACGGCACCACCGGCCTCTTCCCCGGCAACTACGTGGAGTCCATCATGCACTACGCCGACTGA
- the abi1a gene encoding abl interactor 1a isoform X4, translating into MAELQMLLEEEIPAGKRALVESYQNLTRVADYCENNYVQAQDKRKALEETKAYTTQSLASVAYQINALANNVLQLLDIQASQLRRMESSINHISQTVDIHKEKVARREIGILTTNKNTARTHKIIAPANMERPVRYIRKPIDYTLLDDVGHGVKWLKAKQHGNNQSIRGGTLSRTNPPTQKPPSPPMSGRGTLGRNTPYKTLEPVKPPTVPNDYMTSPARLGSQHGQQQSPGRTASLSQRQRTHSGSSGGSGSRENSGSSGIGIPIAVPTPSIPNSGPAVAPGPGLGPAPMSQFGTISRQISRHNSSNSSVSMVSATGTYRRAPSVTSQFSLQQQQQQQQQQQQQQQQQPHINGGTPGYGQNSMSIAPPPPPMPQLTPQIPLTGFVARMQESIADTPTPPPPPPPDDMPMFDDSPPPPPPPPVDYEEEDAAVVHYNDPYADGDPQWAPKSYIEKVVAIYDYAKDKDDELTFMEGAIIYVIKKNDDGWFEGVCNGTTGLFPGNYVESIMHYAD; encoded by the exons GCCCAGGACAAGAGGAAAGCTCTGGAGGAAACCAAAGCCTACACCACCCAGTCCCTGGCTAGCGTGGCCTACCAGATTAATGCCTTAGCCAACaatgtgctgcagctgctggacaTCCAGGCCTCGCAGCTGCGGCGCATGGAGTCTTCCATCAACCACATCTCTCAG ACGGTGGACATCCATAAAGAGAAGGTGGCCAGGCGAGAGATCGGGATCCTGACCACTAACAAGAACACAGCAAGGACTCATAAGATCATAGCGCCGGCCAATATGGAGCGGCCAGTCAGGTACATCAGGAAGCCAATTGACTACACTCTACTGGATGATGTCGGCCACGGCGTTAAG TGGCTAAAAGCCAAG CAACATGGAAACAATCAGTCGATCAGAGGAGGAACACTATCGAGGACCAATCCGCCGACGCAAAAGCCGCCCAGTCCGCCGATGTCTGGGCGTGGCACGCTTGG ACGCAACACGCCCTACAAGACCCTGGAGCCAGTGAAGCCGCCCACGGTTCCCAATGACTACATGACCAGCCCCGCCCGACTAGGCAGCCAGCACGGACAGCAGCAGAGCCCCGGGCGCACGGCGTCGCTCAGCCAGAGGCAACGCACGCACAG TGGAAGCAGCGGGGGCAGCGGCAGCAGGGAGAACAGCGGCAGCAGCGGAATTGGCATTCCCATCGCCGTGCCTACACCCTCCATCCCCAACTCTGGACCAG CTGTGGCCCCTGGACCTGGTCTGGGACCCGCTCCAATGTCCCAGTTTGGAACCATCTCGCGGCAGATTTCGCGGCACAACTCTTCCAACTCCTCTGTCTCTATGGTTTCGGCCACGGGCACCTACCGGCGGGCGCCGTCGGTCACTTCGCAGTTCtccttgcagcagcagcagcagcaacaacagcagcaacaacaacagcagcaacagcagcctcATATTAATGGAGGCACTCCTGGCTATGGTCAGAACTCAA TGTCTatcgctcctcctcctccccccatGCCCCAGCTGACTCCACAGATACCTCTGACTGGCTTTGTGGCCAGGATGCAGGAGAGCA TTGCAGATACTCctactcctcctccacctcctcctccagatGACATGCCCATGTTTGACGACTCGCCACCGCCTCCGCCGCCTCCTCCGGTGGATTACGAGGAGGAAGACGCCGCAGTCGTGCACTACAACGACCCCTACGCCGACGGAGACCCCCAGTGGGCTCCCAAGAGCTACATCGAGAAAG TGGTGGCCATCTACGACTACGCCAAGGACAAGGACGACGAGCTGACTTTCATGGAGGGCGCCATCATTTACGTCATCAAAAAGAACGACGACGGCTGGTTCGAAGGCGTGTGCAACGGCACCACCGGCCTCTTCCCCGGCAACTACGTGGAGTCCATCATGCACTACGCCGACTGA
- the abi1a gene encoding abl interactor 1a isoform X1 — MAELQMLLEEEIPAGKRALVESYQNLTRVADYCENNYVQAQDKRKALEETKAYTTQSLASVAYQINALANNVLQLLDIQASQLRRMESSINHISQTVDIHKEKVARREIGILTTNKNTARTHKIIAPANMERPVRYIRKPIDYTLLDDVGHGVKWLKAKQHGNNQSIRGGTLSRTNPPTQKPPSPPMSGRGTLGRNTPYKTLEPVKPPTVPNDYMTSPARLGSQHGQQQSPGRTASLSQRQRTHSGSSGGSGSRENSGSSGIGIPIAVPTPSIPNSGPVPTMPAPPGAPPPPPPPPPLPPPAPPMAGMAPPAPPPPPPIAVAPGPGLGPAPMSQFGTISRQISRHNSSNSSVSMVSATGTYRRAPSVTSQFSLQQQQQQQQQQQQQQQQQPHINGGTPGYGQNSMSIAPPPPPMPQLTPQIPLTGFVARMQESIADTPTPPPPPPPDDMPMFDDSPPPPPPPPVDYEEEDAAVVHYNDPYADGDPQWAPKSYIEKVVAIYDYAKDKDDELTFMEGAIIYVIKKNDDGWFEGVCNGTTGLFPGNYVESIMHYAD; from the exons GCCCAGGACAAGAGGAAAGCTCTGGAGGAAACCAAAGCCTACACCACCCAGTCCCTGGCTAGCGTGGCCTACCAGATTAATGCCTTAGCCAACaatgtgctgcagctgctggacaTCCAGGCCTCGCAGCTGCGGCGCATGGAGTCTTCCATCAACCACATCTCTCAG ACGGTGGACATCCATAAAGAGAAGGTGGCCAGGCGAGAGATCGGGATCCTGACCACTAACAAGAACACAGCAAGGACTCATAAGATCATAGCGCCGGCCAATATGGAGCGGCCAGTCAGGTACATCAGGAAGCCAATTGACTACACTCTACTGGATGATGTCGGCCACGGCGTTAAG TGGCTAAAAGCCAAG CAACATGGAAACAATCAGTCGATCAGAGGAGGAACACTATCGAGGACCAATCCGCCGACGCAAAAGCCGCCCAGTCCGCCGATGTCTGGGCGTGGCACGCTTGG ACGCAACACGCCCTACAAGACCCTGGAGCCAGTGAAGCCGCCCACGGTTCCCAATGACTACATGACCAGCCCCGCCCGACTAGGCAGCCAGCACGGACAGCAGCAGAGCCCCGGGCGCACGGCGTCGCTCAGCCAGAGGCAACGCACGCACAG TGGAAGCAGCGGGGGCAGCGGCAGCAGGGAGAACAGCGGCAGCAGCGGAATTGGCATTCCCATCGCCGTGCCTACACCCTCCATCCCCAACTCTGGACCAG TCCCAACCATGCCTGCTCCCCCGGGAGCCCCTCcgcctcccccaccccctcctcctctacCTCCACCTGCTCCTCCCATGGCCGGGATGGCCCCTCCAGCGCCACCACCGCCACCTCCCATAG CTGTGGCCCCTGGACCTGGTCTGGGACCCGCTCCAATGTCCCAGTTTGGAACCATCTCGCGGCAGATTTCGCGGCACAACTCTTCCAACTCCTCTGTCTCTATGGTTTCGGCCACGGGCACCTACCGGCGGGCGCCGTCGGTCACTTCGCAGTTCtccttgcagcagcagcagcagcaacaacagcagcaacaacaacagcagcaacagcagcctcATATTAATGGAGGCACTCCTGGCTATGGTCAGAACTCAA TGTCTatcgctcctcctcctccccccatGCCCCAGCTGACTCCACAGATACCTCTGACTGGCTTTGTGGCCAGGATGCAGGAGAGCA TTGCAGATACTCctactcctcctccacctcctcctccagatGACATGCCCATGTTTGACGACTCGCCACCGCCTCCGCCGCCTCCTCCGGTGGATTACGAGGAGGAAGACGCCGCAGTCGTGCACTACAACGACCCCTACGCCGACGGAGACCCCCAGTGGGCTCCCAAGAGCTACATCGAGAAAG TGGTGGCCATCTACGACTACGCCAAGGACAAGGACGACGAGCTGACTTTCATGGAGGGCGCCATCATTTACGTCATCAAAAAGAACGACGACGGCTGGTTCGAAGGCGTGTGCAACGGCACCACCGGCCTCTTCCCCGGCAACTACGTGGAGTCCATCATGCACTACGCCGACTGA
- the abi1a gene encoding abl interactor 1a isoform X2 → MAELQMLLEEEIPAGKRALVESYQNLTRVADYCENNYVQAQDKRKALEETKAYTTQSLASVAYQINALANNVLQLLDIQASQLRRMESSINHISQTVDIHKEKVARREIGILTTNKNTARTHKIIAPANMERPVRYIRKPIDYTLLDDVGHGVKQHGNNQSIRGGTLSRTNPPTQKPPSPPMSGRGTLGRNTPYKTLEPVKPPTVPNDYMTSPARLGSQHGQQQSPGRTASLSQRQRTHSGSSGGSGSRENSGSSGIGIPIAVPTPSIPNSGPVPTMPAPPGAPPPPPPPPPLPPPAPPMAGMAPPAPPPPPPIAVAPGPGLGPAPMSQFGTISRQISRHNSSNSSVSMVSATGTYRRAPSVTSQFSLQQQQQQQQQQQQQQQQQPHINGGTPGYGQNSMSIAPPPPPMPQLTPQIPLTGFVARMQESIADTPTPPPPPPPDDMPMFDDSPPPPPPPPVDYEEEDAAVVHYNDPYADGDPQWAPKSYIEKVVAIYDYAKDKDDELTFMEGAIIYVIKKNDDGWFEGVCNGTTGLFPGNYVESIMHYAD, encoded by the exons GCCCAGGACAAGAGGAAAGCTCTGGAGGAAACCAAAGCCTACACCACCCAGTCCCTGGCTAGCGTGGCCTACCAGATTAATGCCTTAGCCAACaatgtgctgcagctgctggacaTCCAGGCCTCGCAGCTGCGGCGCATGGAGTCTTCCATCAACCACATCTCTCAG ACGGTGGACATCCATAAAGAGAAGGTGGCCAGGCGAGAGATCGGGATCCTGACCACTAACAAGAACACAGCAAGGACTCATAAGATCATAGCGCCGGCCAATATGGAGCGGCCAGTCAGGTACATCAGGAAGCCAATTGACTACACTCTACTGGATGATGTCGGCCACGGCGTTAAG CAACATGGAAACAATCAGTCGATCAGAGGAGGAACACTATCGAGGACCAATCCGCCGACGCAAAAGCCGCCCAGTCCGCCGATGTCTGGGCGTGGCACGCTTGG ACGCAACACGCCCTACAAGACCCTGGAGCCAGTGAAGCCGCCCACGGTTCCCAATGACTACATGACCAGCCCCGCCCGACTAGGCAGCCAGCACGGACAGCAGCAGAGCCCCGGGCGCACGGCGTCGCTCAGCCAGAGGCAACGCACGCACAG TGGAAGCAGCGGGGGCAGCGGCAGCAGGGAGAACAGCGGCAGCAGCGGAATTGGCATTCCCATCGCCGTGCCTACACCCTCCATCCCCAACTCTGGACCAG TCCCAACCATGCCTGCTCCCCCGGGAGCCCCTCcgcctcccccaccccctcctcctctacCTCCACCTGCTCCTCCCATGGCCGGGATGGCCCCTCCAGCGCCACCACCGCCACCTCCCATAG CTGTGGCCCCTGGACCTGGTCTGGGACCCGCTCCAATGTCCCAGTTTGGAACCATCTCGCGGCAGATTTCGCGGCACAACTCTTCCAACTCCTCTGTCTCTATGGTTTCGGCCACGGGCACCTACCGGCGGGCGCCGTCGGTCACTTCGCAGTTCtccttgcagcagcagcagcagcaacaacagcagcaacaacaacagcagcaacagcagcctcATATTAATGGAGGCACTCCTGGCTATGGTCAGAACTCAA TGTCTatcgctcctcctcctccccccatGCCCCAGCTGACTCCACAGATACCTCTGACTGGCTTTGTGGCCAGGATGCAGGAGAGCA TTGCAGATACTCctactcctcctccacctcctcctccagatGACATGCCCATGTTTGACGACTCGCCACCGCCTCCGCCGCCTCCTCCGGTGGATTACGAGGAGGAAGACGCCGCAGTCGTGCACTACAACGACCCCTACGCCGACGGAGACCCCCAGTGGGCTCCCAAGAGCTACATCGAGAAAG TGGTGGCCATCTACGACTACGCCAAGGACAAGGACGACGAGCTGACTTTCATGGAGGGCGCCATCATTTACGTCATCAAAAAGAACGACGACGGCTGGTTCGAAGGCGTGTGCAACGGCACCACCGGCCTCTTCCCCGGCAACTACGTGGAGTCCATCATGCACTACGCCGACTGA